Genomic DNA from Candidatus Dojkabacteria bacterium:
AGATATAATGGGAGCAGACATCCATGCTGCACAGATTGGTAACTTAAGCTCAAATGACATTACGATTTCAGAGAATCTGGATGTTGGCAATAATGCGTATGTTCGGAATGGACTTAATGTAGGGTCTGGAGGAATATTTACTAACGGAAATTTGAGCACAACCGGAACATTAAATTCATTAGGAACATATTCTGCTACAGTCGGAACAACAAACAGAGATCTATTCATCGACGACTCCGGAAACATTGGATACGTATCATCAAGCCAGAGATACAAAGAAGATATCGCAACTGAGACTGATATTTCTTGGTTATTTGACCTAAGACCTGTCACATTCACTTATAAATCTGATCCAGATAACAAACTTCAATACGGTTTAATAGCAGAAGAAGTTGAGCTGGTTAATCCCCTTCTCGTAAGCTATGATGAGCTTGGTCAACCCGAAACAGTGAGCTACAGCAAGTTAATTACGCCAATGCTGGGTGCAATTCAAAAGCAAAAACTAACCCAAGATAAACTTACCACTGACATAGAAACCTTGCTCACTAAGTTTACCAATATTGAAACCAGGGTATCCAATTTGGAAGCGAGTTTACAGCAAAGCGGCGTAGCCATAATTCCTGCCGGTCAAACTGAAGTTTATGTAGAATTTCCAAAGTCCTATTCCGAAAACATACCTAAAGTAATTGTCACATTAAACTCCGACTTACAGGTTCTTTTCTCTGTTACCAACAAAACTGCTACTGGATTTACAATTAAAATTAGTGCTGCTGTAACTCAAGATTTATCCTTCGACTGGTTAAGCGTAAGGTAACGGTAGCAAATATTATAGGAAAATAACGAGACCCTGTATGAAGATATCCGAAATACAAGCCAAATCCGTGCTTACTAAAAGCAAGCTCCCCGGTGCAGACTTTGTTATTAACCCCTATTCTGGTTGCCAGTTTGGCTGTGTTTACTGTTACGCCGATTTTACAAGAAGGTTCACGGGTCATACACGAGATATTTGGGGAGAATATGTTGATATTAGAACAAATGCTGCAGAGATTTTAGACAAAGAGCTAGATAGACTAAATCTGACCGAATCGATCAAACGAAACAAATTCAAAACCGGAAGCAAGCCTGTAATTTTCTTTGGATCAGTAACCGACCCCTATCAAGGAGCTGAAGCAAAGTACAAAATTACAAGAGAGTGTCTTTTGGTCTTGGCAAAACACAAGCTTCCTATAAAAATCTCGCTACTTACCAAGTCGCCTCTAGTAACACGAGATATCGATCTTTTAAAAAAACTTGATATTACGGTTGGACTTACGATTACTTCAACAGATGACAAAATTGGCCGACTCTTCGAGGTTAGTGCCCCACCAGCAAATCTTCGACTTAAGGCGTTAAAAACCCTTAACGAAAATGGAATCTCAACCTACGCATTTGTTGGACCGTTGTTACCTCACTTTATGACTAATCCTAAAAAGCTAAAAGATCTCTTTTCCCAAATAAAGGAAACCGGCACCAAAGAAGTCTGGGTTGAGCACATAAACTTAAGCGGATCTAAGTTTGAAAGACTAACAAAACTAGTCGGCGATAAGCTTGGGCAAGAAACGCTTAAAAAATTTAAAGAATCTCAAACCCGTAAATACAAGGATCAACTGAATGCGGTTGTAAAGGAAATTATATACGAGCTAGGCCTTACCCTTGTCGGAGGCGACGTGATAGATCATAAACGCAAGTAAATCAAAGGTTTAGCTTAAATTCTTAGCTAAGTAAGCAACAATGTAGTCAAACATTTCTCCAAGTTTTTGCCTTTCATTAATCGGTACAAATGGTCGAAGATCTTTTATGAAATAATCTTTTGAGAATGATTCTAAACGTTTTTTCAATATTCTTATATTAAAAATCTCGCCATAATACTCAAGCTTCCGGTTAATCATTGTTACATCTAACTTTCCACCAAGTTCCTGCAGGATCCAAAGATCATAAAGATCTCTTGGCTTATCCCTACTCAGAATGGCTCTTATCTTTTCAGCAATAATTTCATCTTTACTCAAGGACCTTACAAATCCTCCAAAAACAATAGGATATTCTGTTTTCAAAATATTTTTTACTGGTTGCAAGACATTTTCTCGCAGGGAGAAATCAAGCTTTACAAATATCTTGTTTTTGAAAAACGGGTGACTAGCTGTAAGTAAATAAGTTTTCCCGGCAAGTGTTTTCCTTTCTTTAAATTCGAACGGATATTTTTTGTTTAGGCTCTTAAAAAGACTGTTTATCCGTGCAGTAAATTCCTTCTCGGGAAGATTAACTGTGAAATCCAAATCCTCAGAAAACCGTTTGCCTCCGTATAGTAATCTTATTGCAGTCCCTCCTTTAAAAAAAATCTTTTCCGAGAACTTTTGTTCATATAGCTCTTTCAAAAACGTTATCTGGACAAATTCACGTAGTACAATCGACTCATTTATTTTATATCGCCCAGCAAATTCTTTAACTTGTTCTTGGGTAATCATATATACTTTAAGATAAATTCATTAACCTTATTAACTAACCTAGGTGGAAGTAGTTTTGTGTATTTTTTTAAAACAGCCTTGTCAACAATAGAAAAATCCATATCACCTAAGCAGCTCTCGGTTTTTAAACCCCTTGAAATCATATACAGTTGATCAAAAAGGGCTTTTTCCGGATTGGCTATTAAAAAACCCTTCTCTTCATAATACCCAATATAAAGCCTAGTACTAAGTCTCGAATATGTGTACAGTTTATCCTCGATTTTTTTCCGAGTGGGAGATTTAGTGGTTACAGACGTTATTTCAAATGGAAACTGACTTAGAATACCATGATAATTTAATGCAGTTTCGAACGATACATAAGATGGAGAGTAAAGAAACTGCGCAATTTCAAAATCGGAAACAGACGAACCACCCAAAATATACTTTCCTCTTTCCAAAGAAACAAATATACCTTCTTTTACGAACCGTTTGATTATTGATTGCAAGGTACTTTGAGATCTGATCCCTAATATTTGCTCTAGATCAAATATGGTAAAGAGTCTTTTCCCAGAGTTGTTAATTGCGTTTAGATATTTATATGTTGCCATATACTGCACATTATATGCAGTATAACCGAACATGTCAAGTCAAGCAAAGCCCTAAGCAGGTCGCCATTAGGGCCCTACCGGTTTACAGTTCAACACCTAACAGGCTCATTATACTTGTCGGGGGCGACGTGATTGATCATAAAAGGTTATAATCTACACCCGAATACTTAAGCTCATCTACTAGATTCGAGTTGACAACCGGAACAGTAGTTTATCTACCCTTCGGGTTACCGTTTTAACATATCGGTCAATGTATCCTCCAAAATTTGAATAGTAAAAGATCCAAGTCCCAAGCCAGATCCAGCAGTATTTAAGGGCGATGAGAACGTATGCTAACTTGATGTTTTTCCTAAAAGCTGACTTATTCATGCGAGAATTATACCACCTAATAACTATCCACGTCCGGGAAGTCAACATGTAGGGTTTCCTCACTTACCAATATCCATTCGTCATTTTGCCACTTGTAATCGGAAATTATCCAATCGTGCTCAGTTTCTGTTTCAT
This window encodes:
- a CDS encoding tail fiber domain-containing protein; this translates as DIMGADIHAAQIGNLSSNDITISENLDVGNNAYVRNGLNVGSGGIFTNGNLSTTGTLNSLGTYSATVGTTNRDLFIDDSGNIGYVSSSQRYKEDIATETDISWLFDLRPVTFTYKSDPDNKLQYGLIAEEVELVNPLLVSYDELGQPETVSYSKLITPMLGAIQKQKLTQDKLTTDIETLLTKFTNIETRVSNLEASLQQSGVAIIPAGQTEVYVEFPKSYSENIPKVIVTLNSDLQVLFSVTNKTATGFTIKISAAVTQDLSFDWLSVR
- a CDS encoding radical SAM protein, with amino-acid sequence MKISEIQAKSVLTKSKLPGADFVINPYSGCQFGCVYCYADFTRRFTGHTRDIWGEYVDIRTNAAEILDKELDRLNLTESIKRNKFKTGSKPVIFFGSVTDPYQGAEAKYKITRECLLVLAKHKLPIKISLLTKSPLVTRDIDLLKKLDITVGLTITSTDDKIGRLFEVSAPPANLRLKALKTLNENGISTYAFVGPLLPHFMTNPKKLKDLFSQIKETGTKEVWVEHINLSGSKFERLTKLVGDKLGQETLKKFKESQTRKYKDQLNAVVKEIIYELGLTLVGGDVIDHKRK
- a CDS encoding nucleotidyl transferase AbiEii/AbiGii toxin family protein; the encoded protein is MITQEQVKEFAGRYKINESIVLREFVQITFLKELYEQKFSEKIFFKGGTAIRLLYGGKRFSEDLDFTVNLPEKEFTARINSLFKSLNKKYPFEFKERKTLAGKTYLLTASHPFFKNKIFVKLDFSLRENVLQPVKNILKTEYPIVFGGFVRSLSKDEIIAEKIRAILSRDKPRDLYDLWILQELGGKLDVTMINRKLEYYGEIFNIRILKKRLESFSKDYFIKDLRPFVPINERQKLGEMFDYIVAYLAKNLS